In one window of Rhodoglobus vestalii DNA:
- a CDS encoding calcium/sodium antiporter gives MSALDIGLVVLGLLVLVAGGELLVRGASTLATRWGLSPLVIGLTVVAVGTSAPELAVSIDAVLRNEADLAVGNVVGSNIANVLLILGIAALILPLAVKKQLVRIDVPVMIGASLALLIVAADGIISIIDGLLLLALVIAHTVVTLVLGRRETAADNKRAAQERADAGTEAPTAVRRPPILISVLLVLGGIGLLVVGANLLVTGAVNIATSLGVGSLVIGLTVVAIGTSLPELVTSIIAAVRGQRDIAVGNIVGSCIANIGFVLGFPALISGGGILVAAEAVALDIPLMLAAAVVIAPLAFTGYSVQRWEGAVLVALYLAYMLYVILDATGHQAQSGFTGTMVVFVLPLLVLTVATTVVYDVRRRSTSRKGGQIPPVKLP, from the coding sequence ATGAGTGCCCTCGATATTGGCTTGGTTGTGTTGGGTCTACTCGTGCTGGTTGCGGGTGGTGAACTGTTGGTGCGGGGTGCATCGACCCTAGCAACCCGCTGGGGCCTCAGCCCACTGGTAATCGGCTTAACCGTGGTGGCGGTGGGAACCTCGGCCCCCGAACTCGCCGTCAGCATCGACGCCGTTTTGCGCAACGAAGCCGACCTGGCGGTGGGAAATGTCGTCGGATCAAACATCGCCAACGTCTTACTCATTCTGGGTATCGCCGCGCTCATTCTCCCCCTGGCTGTAAAGAAGCAGCTGGTGCGAATCGATGTGCCGGTCATGATCGGGGCGTCGCTAGCATTACTGATCGTGGCGGCGGATGGAATCATCTCCATCATCGACGGGCTGCTTTTGCTTGCCCTGGTCATCGCGCACACCGTCGTGACTCTTGTTCTGGGGCGGCGAGAAACAGCCGCCGACAACAAGAGGGCCGCGCAAGAACGCGCTGACGCAGGAACGGAGGCGCCAACGGCAGTTCGCCGCCCACCCATCCTCATCTCTGTGCTGCTTGTGCTCGGCGGAATTGGCCTACTGGTCGTTGGAGCAAACCTGCTGGTCACCGGGGCCGTCAACATCGCGACCTCGCTCGGTGTCGGAAGTTTGGTGATTGGGCTCACCGTTGTTGCGATCGGCACATCGCTGCCAGAGCTGGTGACATCAATCATTGCCGCCGTGCGCGGGCAGCGCGATATTGCGGTCGGCAACATTGTGGGCAGTTGCATCGCCAATATCGGTTTCGTGTTGGGCTTTCCGGCGCTCATCTCCGGGGGAGGAATTCTGGTGGCGGCCGAGGCCGTCGCCCTCGACATCCCCCTGATGCTCGCCGCAGCGGTCGTTATTGCGCCGCTCGCATTCACCGGTTATTCGGTGCAACGGTGGGAGGGGGCCGTGCTCGTGGCGCTCTACCTGGCGTACATGCTTTACGTGATTTTGGATGCCACCGGCCACCAAGCACAGAGTGGATTCACCGGAACAATGGTCGTCTTCGTACTCCCCCTCCTGGTGCTCACCGTTGCAACAACGGTGGTTTACGACGTGCGGCGCCGATCCACGAGCCGAAAAGGTGGCCAGATTCCTCCGGTGAAACTACCGTAG
- a CDS encoding ATP-dependent DNA helicase, whose amino-acid sequence MPTITLSPEQAAVFAAIETTRDNLFVTGRAGTGKSTLLNHLSNNTSKQIVICAPTGVAALNVGGQTIHSLFRLPIGVIADHELEQNPQLRKLLNTIETLVIDEVSMVNADLLDAIDRSLRQARQRKNEAFGGVQVVLFGDPYQLAPVPGDPDERAYFEDRYRSLWFFDALVWEQTDLTIYELTSIHRQHEGEFKYMLNAVRHNGVTAEIAARLNEVGARPAPTDGTITLATTNSAVTRINATKLARLPGKVRTAKAEISGEFGGRAYPADDELDVKVGAQVMFLRNDTNEGGTQRWVNGSVGTVTKIASTVWVEVDGRDYEVRPAVWEKFKYSYSARTKALRKDVVAEFTQFPLRLAWAVTIHKSQGKTYDRAIVDLGSRSFAPGQTYVALSRISSLEGLYLSRPLRPSDIIVDDNVVRFMSRTQPIPAIEA is encoded by the coding sequence GTGCCCACAATTACGCTGTCGCCCGAGCAAGCAGCAGTCTTCGCTGCGATCGAGACAACACGCGACAATCTTTTTGTGACGGGGCGTGCGGGCACGGGAAAGTCGACACTGCTCAACCATCTCTCTAACAACACCTCGAAGCAGATCGTGATCTGCGCACCGACCGGAGTTGCCGCCCTGAACGTCGGCGGCCAGACAATCCATTCACTGTTTCGGCTTCCCATCGGTGTCATTGCCGACCACGAACTTGAACAGAATCCTCAACTGCGCAAACTGCTCAACACCATCGAAACGCTGGTGATTGATGAGGTGTCAATGGTCAACGCCGATCTGCTTGATGCGATCGATCGCAGCCTTCGGCAGGCACGGCAACGCAAGAACGAAGCCTTCGGTGGGGTTCAGGTGGTGCTCTTCGGCGACCCGTACCAGCTTGCCCCAGTGCCGGGAGATCCGGATGAGCGCGCCTACTTTGAGGACCGCTACCGGTCACTGTGGTTCTTCGACGCCCTCGTCTGGGAGCAGACCGATTTGACAATTTATGAGCTGACGAGCATCCACCGCCAGCATGAGGGCGAATTCAAGTACATGCTCAATGCTGTTCGGCACAATGGAGTGACGGCAGAAATCGCGGCCAGACTCAACGAGGTGGGGGCACGCCCGGCACCAACCGATGGGACGATAACGCTGGCGACAACCAACAGTGCGGTGACCCGCATCAACGCCACCAAACTTGCGCGACTGCCCGGCAAGGTGCGTACGGCAAAAGCCGAAATCTCTGGCGAGTTTGGGGGGCGCGCGTACCCCGCCGACGATGAACTCGATGTGAAGGTTGGCGCACAGGTGATGTTTTTGCGCAACGACACCAACGAGGGCGGAACCCAGCGCTGGGTCAACGGAAGTGTGGGCACGGTGACCAAGATTGCCTCCACAGTGTGGGTGGAGGTCGATGGTCGCGACTATGAGGTGAGGCCGGCCGTGTGGGAGAAGTTCAAGTATTCGTACTCAGCCCGCACGAAGGCGCTGCGCAAAGACGTCGTGGCCGAGTTCACCCAGTTTCCGCTGCGATTGGCGTGGGCTGTAACCATTCACAAATCGCAGGGCAAAACCTACGATCGTGCGATTGTCGACCTCGGTTCACGCTCGTTTGCGCCGGGCCAGACCTATGTTGCGCTCAGTAGAATAAGCAGCCTTGAGGGCCTTTACCTGAGCCGTCCGCTTCGCCCGAGCGACATCATTGTTGACGACAACGTTGTTCGGTTCATGTCGCGCACGCAGCCCATTCCGGCAATCGAGGCCTAG
- a CDS encoding heme oxygenase (biliverdin-producing), which translates to MTAIPFSQVLRERTWASHGDSEGADFMKDLMTGKGSREDYIALVAQHYFIYEAIEGAADHFANDPVAAPFIMSQLTRLPAIETDLEFLIGADWRSEIDPLPTAAAYAARVREIAADNWAGGFIAHHYTRYLGDLSGGQVIRTLMQRQFGFDTNGVGFYLFDQIAKPKEFKNTYREQLDAVQWDDAQRDRVIDEVLAAYRFNTELFVDLSRAKAVA; encoded by the coding sequence GTGACTGCTATCCCTTTCTCGCAGGTCCTTCGCGAGCGCACTTGGGCCAGTCACGGCGACAGCGAGGGTGCCGATTTCATGAAAGATCTCATGACGGGCAAGGGTAGCCGTGAGGATTACATCGCGTTGGTGGCACAGCACTACTTCATCTACGAAGCCATCGAAGGCGCGGCCGATCATTTTGCGAACGACCCGGTCGCGGCCCCCTTCATCATGTCGCAGCTCACCCGCCTGCCCGCCATTGAAACCGATCTCGAGTTTTTGATCGGCGCCGACTGGCGCAGCGAGATTGACCCCCTGCCGACCGCTGCCGCCTACGCGGCCCGGGTACGCGAAATTGCCGCCGATAACTGGGCGGGCGGATTCATTGCCCACCACTACACCCGCTACCTCGGCGATCTTTCGGGCGGTCAGGTCATCCGCACTCTCATGCAACGTCAGTTCGGCTTTGACACCAATGGGGTGGGCTTTTACCTGTTCGACCAGATCGCAAAACCCAAAGAGTTCAAGAACACCTACCGCGAACAGCTCGACGCTGTGCAGTGGGATGACGCCCAACGTGATCGTGTCATCGACGAAGTTCTGGCCGCCTACCGTTTCAACACCGAGCTGTTCGTCGACCTTTCCCGCGCCAAAGCGGTCGCCTAG
- a CDS encoding SGNH/GDSL hydrolase family protein — protein sequence MTHQFASYVAIGDSFTEGVGDELPDGRLRGWADQVALGLALASPAPVGYANLAIRGRLLGPIAGGQLEAAVALRPELMSINGGGNDIMRPKVSLESITDQLLAAVDTATASGIHVLLLSGGDPSKHLPFGSVMATRGERLAQSVQSRLPKNNVTFVNNWADQELAKLQYWSVDKLHLNARGHARVASNVLSALHIPVPDFVAGEGPADDARPRTAAYWREYVLPWIGRRLTGRSSGDNRAPKSATLQPVVVEGR from the coding sequence ATGACACATCAGTTCGCCAGCTATGTCGCTATTGGTGACAGTTTCACCGAGGGCGTTGGTGATGAACTTCCGGATGGGCGCCTGCGCGGGTGGGCCGACCAGGTTGCGTTGGGGCTCGCACTGGCATCGCCCGCACCTGTCGGCTACGCAAATCTTGCCATTCGCGGCCGCCTGCTCGGCCCGATTGCCGGAGGTCAGCTTGAGGCGGCGGTTGCGCTGCGCCCTGAGCTGATGAGCATCAATGGTGGTGGTAACGACATCATGCGCCCCAAAGTTTCGTTGGAATCGATCACCGACCAATTGCTTGCCGCGGTGGATACGGCGACGGCCAGCGGCATCCACGTGTTGTTACTCAGCGGTGGCGACCCCAGCAAGCACTTGCCGTTCGGGTCGGTGATGGCCACCCGTGGTGAACGTTTGGCGCAGTCCGTGCAGTCGCGTCTGCCCAAAAACAATGTGACCTTTGTGAACAACTGGGCGGATCAGGAACTCGCGAAGCTGCAGTACTGGTCGGTCGACAAGCTGCACCTCAATGCTCGGGGCCACGCTCGTGTTGCCAGCAATGTGCTGTCGGCGCTTCACATTCCGGTGCCCGATTTTGTGGCCGGTGAGGGGCCAGCGGATGACGCCCGCCCTCGCACCGCCGCATACTGGCGCGAATACGTACTACCGTGGATCGGCCGCCGACTTACCGGGCGTTCCTCGGGCGATAACCGCGCACCGAAGAGTGCGACCCTGCAGCCTGTGGTGGTTGAGGGACGTTAG
- a CDS encoding DUF2470 domain-containing protein, translating into MTTFSTEIVSAVLAHMNSDHNDDNLLIVRAFAESAAISAAMVSLDHTEATWQYSDAHGVEHHVTVPWSAPISERVEIRHEIVRLYDRACEKLGLEARQHS; encoded by the coding sequence GTGACCACTTTCAGTACAGAAATCGTGTCCGCCGTACTCGCCCACATGAACAGCGACCACAACGACGACAACCTGCTCATCGTGCGTGCATTCGCAGAATCAGCCGCAATCTCTGCCGCCATGGTCAGCCTCGACCACACCGAAGCAACCTGGCAGTATTCGGATGCCCATGGGGTCGAGCACCACGTAACGGTGCCCTGGAGCGCCCCCATCAGCGAGCGCGTCGAGATTCGCCACGAAATCGTGCGACTCTATGATCGTGCCTGCGAAAAACTGGGCTTGGAGGCTCGACAACACAGCTAG
- a CDS encoding DUF4383 domain-containing protein, whose protein sequence is MTASPNRLWGTIVGAAYILVGMLGFTVTGDVDFFATEGGLFLGLFEVNVFQNVAHILIGSALLLAAFSNPRAARTVNTTVGVGFLLLGFAGLLLVGSPFNFLALNAADNVVHLGSAVILLAVGLGADKLSAA, encoded by the coding sequence GTGACCGCATCACCCAACCGTCTGTGGGGCACCATTGTGGGCGCGGCCTACATTCTTGTCGGGATGCTCGGCTTTACCGTCACCGGTGATGTCGACTTCTTCGCGACCGAAGGTGGCCTGTTTCTGGGCCTATTCGAGGTGAACGTATTTCAGAATGTCGCCCACATCCTGATCGGCTCAGCCCTGCTACTTGCCGCATTTTCGAACCCCCGCGCCGCGCGCACCGTCAACACCACGGTCGGCGTCGGCTTCCTACTGCTTGGCTTCGCCGGTTTGCTGCTCGTGGGCTCACCGTTCAACTTTTTGGCGCTCAATGCGGCCGACAACGTTGTGCATTTGGGCAGCGCCGTCATCCTGTTGGCGGTGGGATTGGGCGCCGACAAACTCAGCGCGGCCTAG
- a CDS encoding MFS transporter, with amino-acid sequence MTATEQPRVVATTKQWLALVVLMLPTLLVSIDNTVLSFALPSIARDLRPSAIAQLWIVDVYPLVLAALLVGMGNLGDRVGRRRMLLIGGSGFGVVSVLAAFAPDAAWLIVARIFLGIFGAMLMPSTLSLLRSLFLDRRQRRLAIAIWAAGFSAGSAIGPLVGGVLLEYFWWGSVFLVAVPFLLPLLVFAPLLIQESKDPSPGPFDVGSIVLSIFTLGPAVYAIKVLATEGIGVLPVGLLVVTVLSGVFFVRRLLAQANPMLDMKLFRVPSFSGAVLVNLVSVFSLLGLLFFLTQHLQLVVGLSPFNAALALTPGIIVIILAGLGVVPLVRFVRPGFLMAGGLLLSLLAYGSIALAGGDATVLSFIVAFCVLGAGIGSAETLSNDLIISTVPADKAGAASGVSETAYELGAVLGTAVLGSILTASYRSSIDIPEALTTADATAARETLGGAVEVASTLPQGLGAELLESARDAFDSGIVTTSWVAVGLMAVAITIALVTLRSVRS; translated from the coding sequence GTGACTGCGACCGAACAGCCCCGCGTCGTGGCGACAACGAAGCAATGGTTGGCTCTTGTGGTGCTGATGCTGCCGACACTGCTTGTCTCGATTGACAACACGGTGTTGAGTTTTGCCCTGCCGAGCATTGCCAGAGATCTGCGGCCGAGCGCGATCGCACAACTGTGGATTGTGGATGTCTACCCGCTGGTGTTGGCTGCCCTGCTGGTGGGGATGGGCAACCTCGGCGATCGGGTCGGGCGGCGCCGCATGCTGCTGATCGGAGGATCCGGCTTCGGAGTTGTTTCCGTGCTCGCAGCCTTCGCGCCCGACGCAGCCTGGCTCATCGTGGCGCGAATCTTCCTTGGAATCTTCGGCGCCATGCTGATGCCGTCGACACTGTCGTTGCTGCGCTCGCTGTTCCTCGACCGCCGGCAGCGTCGACTCGCAATCGCTATTTGGGCGGCCGGCTTCTCGGCCGGTTCCGCCATTGGGCCGCTCGTCGGGGGAGTGCTACTCGAGTACTTCTGGTGGGGGTCCGTGTTTCTCGTCGCGGTGCCGTTCCTGCTGCCACTGCTCGTTTTTGCGCCGCTACTGATCCAAGAATCGAAAGATCCGTCGCCCGGCCCCTTCGATGTTGGCAGCATTGTGCTGTCGATCTTCACCCTGGGGCCCGCGGTGTACGCCATTAAGGTCCTCGCCACGGAGGGTATCGGCGTCCTGCCCGTGGGGTTACTTGTCGTTACGGTGCTCTCCGGAGTATTTTTCGTGCGTCGACTTCTCGCGCAGGCCAACCCTATGCTCGACATGAAACTATTCCGGGTGCCGTCATTCAGCGGTGCGGTGCTCGTCAACCTGGTCAGCGTCTTCTCGCTTCTGGGGCTGCTGTTCTTCCTCACCCAGCACCTGCAGCTGGTGGTGGGGCTGAGCCCGTTCAATGCGGCACTCGCGCTCACCCCCGGCATTATCGTGATCATTCTGGCCGGTCTCGGAGTGGTGCCCCTCGTCAGGTTCGTTCGGCCCGGTTTCCTCATGGCTGGCGGATTGCTGCTCTCGCTGCTGGCCTACGGGTCGATTGCGTTGGCCGGGGGAGACGCGACGGTGCTGAGCTTCATTGTGGCGTTCTGTGTTCTCGGTGCCGGCATCGGTTCGGCCGAAACTCTGTCGAACGACCTCATCATTTCCACCGTTCCGGCAGACAAAGCGGGGGCGGCATCCGGTGTCTCAGAGACCGCCTACGAACTGGGGGCGGTGCTCGGAACAGCAGTGCTCGGCAGCATCCTCACCGCCTCGTATCGGTCGTCGATTGACATTCCGGAGGCTCTCACGACGGCGGACGCAACGGCAGCGCGAGAAACACTCGGCGGGGCCGTGGAGGTGGCCTCCACTCTGCCGCAGGGCCTCGGGGCAGAACTTTTGGAGTCGGCGCGTGACGCTTTTGACTCGGGAATCGTCACAACATCGTGGGTTGCCGTCGGGCTGATGGCCGTGGCAATCACGATCGCTCTCGTGACACTGCGCTCAGTGCGGAGCTAG